The genome window GGGGCCTGAGAGGGGGTATGGCGAAAGAAGAGGCAATTGAGGTTGAGGGTGTTGTCATCGAGACGCTTCCCAATGCCATGTTTAGGGTTGAGCTCAAAAACGGCCACAGGGTCTTGGGGCATATTTCGGGGAAGATGCGGATGCATTTCATCAAGATTTTGCCCGGAGACACGGTGGTTGTCGAGCTTTCGCCATATGATTTGACGAGAGGCCGGATCGTTTATCGGGGTCAAAAGTAGCAGGAAGCAAGCCAGAGGAAGGATAATGGATCATGAAGGTTAAACCGTCGGTGAAGCGTATTTGCAA of Desulfatiglans anilini DSM 4660 contains these proteins:
- the infA gene encoding translation initiation factor IF-1, whose amino-acid sequence is MAKEEAIEVEGVVIETLPNAMFRVELKNGHRVLGHISGKMRMHFIKILPGDTVVVELSPYDLTRGRIVYRGQK